In one window of Cupriavidus necator N-1 DNA:
- the hutH gene encoding histidine ammonia-lyase, whose amino-acid sequence MSASQHDDQASRPLLTLQPGQVTLADLRRIYRGEVRLAMAESAWAGVRAAQATVQDIIDADAVVYGINTGFGKLAQSRIPHDKLAQLQRNLVLSHSVGTGPDLAEDTVRLILAIKAVSLARGHSGVRPELIEALLALANRGVTPCIPAKGSVGASGDLAPLAHMSCTLIGVGDVLVDGKRVPATEGLAHAGLQAFELGPKEGLALLNGTQVSTALALAGLFAAEDAFAAGLVAGALSLEAIKGSVKPFDARIHEARGQAGQIAVAGAVRAMLDGSEIVDSHKACGRVQDPYSIRCQPQVMGACLDNLQHAARILQIESNAASDNPLVFSAQGDVVSGGNFHAEPVAFAADIIALAIAEIGAISERRLALLLDTGLSGLPPFLVRDGGLNSGFMIAQVTAAALASENKALAHPSSVDSLPTSANQEDHVSMATYGARRLGEMAANTAVVVGIEAMAAAQGIEFHRPLKSSPLVEQELARIRARVAFVEEDRYLAPDIEAMKQWVVQGDAGAGWPDAVRAILPTNLS is encoded by the coding sequence ATGAGCGCCAGCCAACACGACGACCAAGCCTCCCGCCCGCTGCTGACCCTGCAGCCGGGCCAAGTCACCCTGGCCGACCTGCGCCGCATCTACCGCGGCGAAGTGCGCCTGGCCATGGCCGAATCGGCCTGGGCCGGCGTGCGCGCCGCGCAGGCCACGGTGCAGGACATCATCGACGCCGACGCCGTGGTCTACGGCATCAACACCGGCTTTGGCAAGCTGGCGCAAAGCCGCATCCCGCACGACAAGCTGGCCCAGCTGCAGCGCAACCTGGTGCTGTCGCACAGTGTCGGCACCGGCCCCGACCTGGCCGAAGACACGGTGCGCCTGATCCTGGCGATCAAGGCCGTGAGCCTGGCGCGCGGCCATTCGGGCGTGCGCCCGGAACTGATCGAGGCGCTGCTGGCGCTGGCCAACCGCGGCGTGACGCCGTGCATCCCGGCCAAGGGGTCGGTGGGCGCCTCGGGCGACCTGGCGCCGCTGGCGCATATGTCGTGCACGCTGATCGGCGTGGGCGACGTGCTGGTCGACGGCAAGCGCGTGCCCGCCACCGAGGGCCTCGCGCACGCCGGCCTGCAGGCCTTCGAGCTTGGCCCCAAGGAAGGCCTGGCGCTGCTCAACGGCACCCAGGTGTCGACCGCGCTGGCGCTGGCCGGCCTGTTCGCCGCCGAAGATGCCTTTGCCGCCGGCCTGGTGGCGGGCGCGCTGTCGCTGGAAGCGATCAAGGGCTCGGTCAAGCCCTTCGACGCCCGCATCCATGAGGCGCGCGGCCAGGCCGGCCAGATCGCCGTGGCCGGCGCCGTGCGCGCGATGCTGGACGGCAGCGAGATCGTCGATTCGCACAAGGCCTGCGGCCGCGTGCAGGACCCGTACTCGATCCGCTGCCAGCCGCAGGTGATGGGCGCGTGCCTGGACAACCTGCAGCACGCCGCGCGCATCCTGCAGATCGAGTCTAATGCCGCCTCGGACAACCCGCTGGTGTTCTCCGCGCAGGGCGACGTGGTCTCGGGCGGCAACTTCCACGCCGAGCCGGTGGCCTTTGCCGCCGACATCATCGCGCTGGCGATTGCCGAGATCGGCGCGATTTCCGAACGCCGGCTCGCGCTGCTGCTCGACACCGGGCTGTCGGGCCTGCCGCCGTTCCTGGTGCGCGACGGCGGCCTGAACTCGGGCTTCATGATCGCGCAGGTGACCGCGGCCGCGCTGGCCTCCGAGAACAAGGCGCTGGCGCATCCGTCCAGCGTCGACAGCCTGCCGACCTCGGCCAACCAGGAAGACCATGTGTCGATGGCCACCTACGGTGCGCGCCGCCTGGGCGAGATGGCCGCCAACACCGCGGTGGTGGTCGGCATCGAGGCCATGGCCGCGGCGCAGGGCATCGAGTTCCACCGCCCGCTGAAGTCGTCGCCGCTGGTGGAGCAGGAACTGGCCCGCATCCGTGCGCGCGTGGCCTTTGTCGAAGAAGATCGCTACCTGGCGCCGGATATCGAAGCGATGAAGCAATGGGTGGTGCAGGGCGATGCCGGCGCGGGCTGGCCCGACGCCGTGCGCGCGATCCTGCCGACCAACCTGTCGTAA
- a CDS encoding acetylornithine transaminase gives MAFAEYPVQSLMYITNRPELVFTEGKGSWLTDHNGKRYLDFVQGWAVNCLGHSNQGMIDALVAQSHRLINPSPAFYNEPMLKLARQLTDHSCFDKVFFANSGAEANEGAIKLARKWGRKHKDGAFEIITMDHSFHGRTLATMSASGKAGWDTIFAPQVSGFPKADLNDLASVEKLITDKTVGIMLEPVQGEGGVLPATREFMQGLRALADKHRLLLIVDEVQTGCGRCGTLFAYELAGVEPDIMTLGKGIGGGVPLSALLCKAEAASFEAGDQGGTYNGNPLMTAVGSAVIEQLTAPGFLDDVKAKGEYLREQLLALSAEFGLGGERGDGLLRALMLGKDIGPQLVEEARDMAPQGLLLNAPRANLLRFMPALNVTREEIDQMTGMLRTLLKKLA, from the coding sequence ATGGCATTTGCTGAGTATCCCGTCCAATCCCTGATGTACATCACCAACCGGCCCGAGCTCGTGTTCACCGAGGGCAAGGGCTCCTGGCTGACGGATCACAACGGCAAGCGATACCTGGACTTCGTGCAGGGCTGGGCAGTGAACTGCCTGGGCCATTCCAACCAGGGCATGATCGACGCGCTGGTGGCCCAGTCGCACCGGCTGATCAACCCGAGCCCGGCCTTCTACAACGAGCCGATGCTCAAGCTGGCCCGGCAGCTGACCGACCACAGCTGCTTCGACAAGGTCTTCTTCGCCAACAGCGGCGCCGAGGCCAACGAAGGCGCGATCAAGCTGGCGCGCAAATGGGGCCGCAAGCACAAGGACGGCGCCTTCGAGATCATCACCATGGACCACAGCTTCCATGGCCGCACGCTCGCCACCATGAGCGCGTCGGGCAAGGCCGGCTGGGACACCATCTTCGCGCCGCAGGTGTCGGGCTTCCCCAAGGCCGACCTCAACGACCTGGCTTCGGTGGAGAAGCTGATCACCGACAAGACCGTCGGCATCATGCTCGAGCCGGTGCAGGGCGAAGGCGGCGTGCTCCCCGCCACGCGCGAGTTCATGCAGGGCCTGCGCGCACTGGCCGACAAGCACAGGCTGCTGCTGATCGTCGATGAAGTGCAGACCGGGTGCGGGCGCTGCGGCACCCTGTTCGCCTACGAGCTGGCGGGCGTGGAGCCGGACATCATGACGCTGGGCAAGGGCATCGGCGGCGGCGTGCCGCTGTCGGCGCTGCTGTGCAAGGCCGAGGCCGCCAGCTTCGAGGCCGGCGACCAGGGCGGCACCTACAACGGCAACCCGCTGATGACCGCGGTGGGCAGCGCCGTGATCGAGCAGCTGACCGCGCCGGGCTTCCTCGACGACGTCAAGGCCAAGGGCGAATACCTGCGGGAACAGCTGCTGGCGCTGTCGGCCGAGTTTGGCCTGGGCGGCGAACGCGGCGACGGCCTGCTGCGCGCGCTGATGCTGGGCAAGGACATCGGCCCGCAACTGGTGGAAGAAGCCCGCGACATGGCGCCGCAAGGCCTGCTGCTGAACGCGCCGCGCGCGAACCTGCTGCGCTTCATGCCGGCGCTGAACGTGACGCGTGAAGAGATCGACCAGATGACCGGCATGCTGCGCACGCTGCTGAAGAAGCTGGCCTGA
- a CDS encoding ABC transporter permease, whose amino-acid sequence MTQARLGTPAPAAAAAAPAAAAAPVRRRHPWLAPLVPVAPNTRWMLGLSFFVLFFGIWAVVTLGGFVPRTFLADPMTMAREGVLLFTEYNFIGDIGMTVWRVVGGFVLAAVLAVPLGIFMGAYKAAEAFFEPFVSFCRYLPASAFIPLLILWAGIGETQKLLVIFIGSFFQIVLMVAVAVGGARKDLVEAAYTLGSNSAGIVRRVLIPGAAPEIAEILRLVLGWAWTYVIVAELIGSSSGIGHMITDSQALLNTGQIIFGIIVIGCIGLVSDLVFKRANQRLFPWSSIQ is encoded by the coding sequence ATGACGCAAGCCAGACTTGGAACACCCGCCCCGGCCGCTGCCGCGGCGGCCCCTGCCGCAGCGGCGGCGCCGGTGCGCCGGCGCCACCCGTGGCTGGCCCCGCTGGTGCCGGTGGCACCCAACACGCGCTGGATGCTGGGCCTGTCCTTCTTTGTGCTGTTCTTCGGCATCTGGGCCGTGGTGACGCTGGGCGGCTTCGTGCCGCGCACGTTCCTGGCCGATCCGATGACGATGGCCAGGGAAGGCGTGCTGCTGTTCACGGAGTACAACTTCATCGGCGACATCGGCATGACCGTGTGGCGCGTGGTCGGCGGCTTCGTGCTGGCTGCGGTGCTGGCGGTGCCGCTGGGCATTTTCATGGGCGCCTACAAGGCGGCCGAGGCGTTCTTCGAGCCCTTTGTGTCGTTCTGCCGCTACCTGCCCGCGTCGGCCTTTATCCCGCTGCTGATCCTGTGGGCCGGCATCGGCGAGACGCAGAAGCTGCTGGTGATCTTCATCGGCTCGTTCTTCCAGATCGTGCTGATGGTGGCGGTGGCCGTCGGCGGCGCGCGCAAGGACCTGGTGGAGGCGGCCTACACGCTGGGCTCCAACAGCGCCGGCATCGTGCGGCGCGTGCTGATTCCCGGCGCCGCGCCGGAGATCGCGGAGATCCTGCGGCTGGTGCTGGGCTGGGCCTGGACCTACGTGATCGTGGCCGAGCTGATCGGCTCGTCGTCGGGCATCGGCCACATGATCACCGACAGCCAGGCGTTGCTCAACACCGGGCAGATCATCTTCGGCATCATCGTGATCGGCTGCATCGGCCTGGTCTCGGACCTTGTCTTCAAGCGCGCCAACCAGCGCCTGTTCCCGTGGAGTTCGATCCAATGA
- a CDS encoding ABC transporter substrate-binding protein, with the protein MRNHSRIRGRMAVQAVVLVAALGAGAAQAQNTQVTLGMSGWTGFAPLTLADKAGIFKKHGVDVDIKMIPQKDRHLALASGAIQCAATTVETHVAWNANGVPITQIVQLDKSYGADGLAVRSDVKGFADLKGKTIGVDAPGTAPYFGLAWMLKKNGMTLKDVKTTTLSPQAAAQAFVAGQNDGAMTYEPYLSTVRQNPDKGKILATTLDYPMVTDTLGCAPKWLKENPKAAQALVDSYFEALEMIQKEPAKANDIMGAAVKQTGEQFAKSSAYLRWQDREANRKFFAGELASFSKEAAAVLLDIGVIRQVPDVTALYDARFLK; encoded by the coding sequence ATGAGGAATCACAGCAGGATTCGCGGTCGGATGGCAGTGCAGGCCGTGGTGCTGGTTGCGGCATTGGGGGCTGGTGCGGCCCAGGCGCAGAACACCCAGGTCACGCTGGGCATGAGCGGCTGGACCGGTTTCGCGCCGCTGACGCTGGCCGACAAGGCCGGTATCTTCAAGAAGCACGGCGTGGACGTCGACATCAAGATGATCCCGCAGAAGGACCGCCACCTGGCGCTGGCCTCGGGTGCGATCCAGTGCGCGGCCACCACGGTGGAAACGCATGTGGCCTGGAACGCCAACGGCGTGCCCATCACCCAGATCGTGCAGCTCGACAAGTCCTACGGCGCCGACGGCCTGGCCGTGCGTAGTGACGTCAAGGGCTTCGCCGACCTGAAGGGCAAGACCATTGGCGTCGATGCGCCGGGCACCGCGCCGTATTTCGGCCTGGCCTGGATGCTGAAGAAGAACGGCATGACGCTCAAGGACGTCAAGACCACCACGCTGTCGCCGCAGGCGGCCGCGCAGGCCTTCGTGGCCGGCCAGAATGACGGCGCCATGACCTATGAGCCGTACCTGTCGACGGTGCGCCAGAACCCGGACAAGGGCAAGATCCTGGCGACCACGCTCGACTACCCGATGGTGACCGATACGCTGGGCTGCGCGCCGAAGTGGCTTAAAGAGAATCCCAAGGCCGCGCAGGCGCTGGTCGACAGCTACTTCGAGGCGCTGGAGATGATCCAGAAGGAGCCGGCCAAGGCCAACGACATCATGGGCGCGGCGGTCAAGCAGACCGGCGAGCAGTTCGCCAAGTCCTCCGCCTACCTGCGCTGGCAGGACCGCGAGGCCAACCGCAAGTTCTTTGCCGGCGAGCTCGCCAGCTTCAGCAAGGAAGCGGCAGCGGTGCTGCTGGATATCGGCGTGATCCGCCAGGTGCCGGACGTGACGGCGCTGTATGACGCGCGTTTCCTCAAGTAA
- a CDS encoding NAD-dependent epimerase/dehydratase family protein, which yields MSQILSKLQPSRLPQAPRLPAPSRRLGRPRLLIVGCGDVGTRCLRILSSRMRVFAVTSQPARRAELRAAGAVPLVADLDRPATLARLHGLATQVLDLAPPPGQGEGDPRTRALLAALRRAAWRKARTSAGMLPGEPAILPDRGRPRAAFVYASTSGVYGDRQGARVSEFHAVRPQTARARRRVAAEQAVRGFGRDAGWRASIVRIPGIYAEDRLPLARLHRGTPALVPQDDVYTSHIHADDLARTMVAALFRGRAQRVVHASDDTELRMADYFDLVADRRGLPRPPRITRGEAREVIDKTLLSFMSESRRLDNRRLKRELRLRLRYPTVTSFFDA from the coding sequence ATGAGCCAAATTCTGTCGAAGCTGCAGCCCTCGCGCCTCCCACAAGCTCCGCGGCTGCCGGCACCTTCGCGCCGGCTGGGCCGCCCGCGCCTGTTGATCGTCGGCTGCGGGGATGTGGGGACGCGCTGCCTGCGAATCCTGTCGTCGCGCATGCGTGTCTTTGCCGTGACTTCACAGCCGGCGCGCCGCGCTGAACTGCGTGCCGCCGGCGCGGTGCCGCTGGTGGCGGACCTGGACCGGCCGGCCACGCTGGCACGGCTGCACGGGCTGGCCACGCAGGTGCTGGACCTGGCGCCGCCGCCCGGGCAGGGCGAAGGCGATCCGCGCACGCGTGCCTTGCTCGCCGCCTTGCGCCGGGCGGCCTGGCGCAAGGCCAGGACGTCGGCCGGCATGCTTCCCGGCGAGCCCGCCATTCTACCCGACCGGGGCAGGCCCCGCGCTGCGTTTGTCTACGCCAGCACGTCGGGTGTGTATGGCGACCGGCAGGGGGCCCGGGTCTCGGAATTCCACGCCGTTCGGCCCCAGACCGCCCGCGCGCGCCGCCGCGTGGCCGCCGAGCAGGCTGTGCGCGGCTTCGGCCGCGATGCCGGCTGGCGTGCCAGCATCGTGCGCATCCCCGGCATTTATGCCGAAGACCGCCTGCCGCTGGCGCGCCTGCACCGCGGCACGCCCGCGCTGGTGCCGCAGGACGATGTCTACACGAGCCATATCCACGCCGACGACCTGGCGCGCACCATGGTCGCGGCGCTGTTCCGCGGCCGCGCGCAGCGCGTGGTCCATGCCAGCGACGACACCGAGCTGCGCATGGCCGATTACTTCGACCTGGTCGCCGACCGTCGCGGTCTGCCGCGCCCGCCGCGGATCACGCGTGGCGAGGCGCGTGAAGTGATCGACAAGACGCTGCTGAGCTTCATGAGCGAATCGCGCCGCCTCGACAACCGCCGCCTGAAACGCGAACTGCGCCTGCGGCTGCGTTATCCGACCGTCACTTCCTTCTTCGACGCCTGA
- the hutC gene encoding histidine utilization repressor, producing MNHAAGTASSASASPTALYQQVKEYIARQIQSGAWQPGDRVPSEQELVNRFGVSRMTVNRALRELQEQGRVVRVAGVGTFVAEHKPQSTLLSVVNLQDEIRMRGHDYACDVILVERVSASIEVAAALELRTGESVFHSVCVHREDGVPVQLEDRYVNPRVAPDFISQDFSETQPGEYLLRHVPYDQVEHVVDAIAATPEQAAQLEMPATQPCLMLTRRTWTNGVPVTFVRCLHPGNRYRLGSRFRADGNPAFG from the coding sequence ATGAACCACGCCGCCGGCACCGCATCCTCCGCTTCTGCCTCTCCCACCGCGCTCTACCAGCAGGTGAAGGAGTACATCGCCCGCCAGATCCAGAGCGGCGCGTGGCAGCCGGGCGACCGGGTGCCGTCGGAGCAGGAACTGGTGAACCGCTTCGGCGTCTCGCGCATGACCGTCAACCGGGCGCTGCGCGAGCTGCAGGAGCAGGGCCGGGTGGTGCGGGTGGCCGGCGTGGGCACCTTCGTGGCGGAGCACAAGCCGCAGTCGACGCTGCTGTCCGTGGTCAACCTGCAGGACGAGATCCGCATGCGCGGGCATGACTATGCCTGCGACGTGATCCTGGTGGAGCGCGTGTCGGCCTCGATCGAGGTGGCCGCCGCGCTGGAGCTGCGCACCGGCGAATCGGTGTTCCACTCGGTCTGCGTGCATCGCGAGGACGGCGTGCCGGTGCAGCTGGAGGACCGCTACGTCAACCCGCGCGTGGCGCCGGACTTCATCAGCCAGGATTTCAGCGAGACCCAGCCCGGCGAATACCTGCTGCGCCATGTGCCCTACGATCAGGTAGAGCACGTGGTCGATGCCATTGCCGCCACGCCGGAGCAGGCCGCGCAGCTGGAAATGCCGGCCACGCAACCTTGCCTGATGCTGACGCGCCGCACCTGGACCAACGGCGTGCCGGTGACCTTCGTGCGCTGCCTGCATCCGGGCAACCGCTATCGCCTCGGCAGCCGCTTCCGCGCCGATGGCAACCCCGCTTTCGGCTGA
- a CDS encoding ABC transporter ATP-binding protein: protein MSALSIQQVSRTFSNPRGGQTLALQPVDFEVRDNDFVTILGPSGCGKSTLLRIVAGLDTPTSGRVLLDGQPVSAPGADRGMVFQSYTLFPWLTIEQNVRFGLRERGMSAAEQKERSDFFIQRVGLCGFEHHYPKQLSGGMQQRTAIARALANDPKILLLDEPFGALDNQTRVLMQELLLGIWEASRKTVLFVTHDIDEAIFMANRVAVFSARPGRIKSEIAVDFPHPRHYTVKTTPEFSALKARLTEEIRAEAMASAEH from the coding sequence ATGAGCGCACTGTCCATCCAGCAGGTCTCGCGCACCTTCTCCAACCCGCGCGGCGGCCAGACCCTGGCGCTGCAGCCGGTCGACTTCGAGGTCCGCGACAATGACTTCGTCACCATCCTCGGGCCGTCGGGCTGCGGCAAGTCCACGCTGCTGCGCATCGTCGCAGGGCTGGATACGCCTACCAGCGGCCGCGTGCTGCTGGACGGCCAGCCAGTGTCCGCCCCCGGCGCGGACCGCGGCATGGTGTTCCAGTCGTACACGCTGTTCCCGTGGCTGACGATCGAGCAGAACGTGCGTTTCGGCTTGCGTGAGCGCGGCATGAGCGCCGCCGAGCAGAAGGAGCGCAGCGACTTCTTTATCCAGCGGGTGGGGCTGTGCGGCTTCGAGCACCATTACCCCAAGCAGCTGTCGGGCGGCATGCAGCAGCGCACCGCGATTGCGCGCGCGCTGGCCAACGATCCCAAGATCCTGCTGCTCGACGAGCCCTTCGGTGCGCTCGACAACCAGACCCGCGTGCTGATGCAGGAGTTGCTGCTGGGTATATGGGAGGCGTCGCGCAAGACGGTATTATTCGTGACCCACGATATCGACGAGGCCATTTTCATGGCCAACCGGGTGGCGGTGTTTTCTGCCAGGCCGGGTCGGATCAAGAGCGAGATCGCGGTGGATTTCCCGCATCCGCGCCATTACACCGTCAAGACCACTCCGGAGTTCTCCGCGCTCAAGGCGCGGCTGACCGAGGAGATTCGCGCCGAGGCCATGGCCTCGGCCGAGCACTAG
- the hutU gene encoding urocanate hydratase: protein MNANENQFIQRGQREIRAPRGSQLHCKNWLIEAAYRMIQNNLDPDVAERPQDLVVYGGIGKAARNWECFDAILDSLRRLGEDESLLVQSGKPVGVFRTHADAPRVLIANSNLVPHWANWDKFNELDRAGLMMYGQMTAGSWIYIGTQGIVQGTYETFVEAGRQHYNGDLSGKWILTAGLGGMGGAQPLAGVLAGACVLAIECQESRIDFRLRTRYVDKKATTLDEALAMIAEATQNKQAISVGLLGNAAEILPELVKRAQAGGMRPDIVTDQTSAHDLVNGYLPAGWTVDQWEAARTQDPKSVEAAARPSIVKHVQAMLDFQKMGVPTVDYGNNIRQVAFDEGVKNAFDFPGFVPAYIRPLFCRGKGPFRWVALSGDPEDIYKTDAKMKELFPEDKHLHRWLDMAHDRIAFQGLPARICWVGLDERHRAGLAFNEMVKSGELKAPVVIGRDHLDCGSVASPNRETEAMRDGSDAVSDWPLLNALLNTAGGATWVSLHHGGGVGMGFSQHSGVVIVCDGTDAAARRIERVLWNDPATGVMRHADAGYEIAIECAHEKGLNLPMVKGA from the coding sequence ATGAACGCCAACGAAAACCAATTCATCCAGCGCGGCCAGCGCGAAATCCGCGCGCCGCGCGGCAGCCAGCTGCACTGCAAGAACTGGCTGATCGAAGCCGCCTACCGCATGATCCAGAACAACCTCGACCCGGATGTGGCCGAGCGCCCGCAGGACCTGGTGGTCTACGGCGGCATTGGCAAGGCGGCGCGCAACTGGGAGTGCTTCGACGCCATCCTGGACAGCCTGCGCCGCCTGGGTGAGGACGAGTCGCTGCTGGTGCAGTCGGGCAAGCCGGTGGGGGTGTTCCGCACCCATGCCGATGCGCCGCGCGTGCTGATCGCCAACTCCAACCTGGTGCCGCACTGGGCCAACTGGGACAAGTTCAACGAACTGGACCGCGCCGGCCTGATGATGTACGGCCAGATGACGGCGGGCTCTTGGATCTACATTGGCACGCAGGGCATCGTGCAGGGCACCTACGAGACCTTTGTCGAGGCCGGCCGCCAGCACTACAACGGCGACCTGTCGGGCAAGTGGATCCTGACCGCGGGCCTGGGGGGCATGGGCGGCGCGCAGCCGCTGGCGGGCGTGCTGGCCGGCGCCTGCGTGCTGGCGATCGAGTGCCAGGAGTCGCGCATCGATTTCCGCCTGCGCACGCGCTATGTCGATAAGAAGGCCACCACGCTCGACGAGGCGCTGGCGATGATCGCCGAGGCCACGCAGAACAAGCAGGCGATCTCGGTCGGCCTGCTCGGCAACGCCGCCGAGATCCTGCCGGAACTGGTCAAGCGCGCTCAGGCCGGCGGCATGCGCCCGGACATCGTCACCGACCAGACCTCGGCGCACGACCTGGTCAACGGCTACCTGCCGGCCGGTTGGACCGTCGACCAATGGGAAGCGGCGCGTACGCAGGATCCCAAGTCGGTGGAAGCCGCCGCGCGTCCGTCCATCGTGAAGCACGTGCAGGCCATGCTCGACTTCCAGAAGATGGGCGTGCCGACGGTCGACTACGGCAACAATATCCGCCAGGTCGCGTTCGACGAGGGTGTGAAGAACGCCTTTGATTTCCCGGGCTTCGTGCCGGCCTATATCCGCCCGCTGTTCTGCCGCGGCAAGGGCCCGTTCCGCTGGGTCGCGCTGTCGGGCGATCCGGAGGATATCTACAAGACCGATGCCAAGATGAAGGAGCTGTTCCCCGAGGACAAGCACCTGCACCGCTGGCTCGACATGGCGCACGACCGCATCGCCTTCCAGGGCCTGCCGGCGCGCATCTGCTGGGTGGGTCTGGATGAACGCCACCGCGCCGGCCTGGCCTTCAACGAGATGGTCAAGTCGGGCGAGCTGAAGGCGCCGGTGGTGATCGGGCGCGATCACCTGGATTGCGGCTCGGTGGCCTCGCCCAACCGCGAGACCGAGGCCATGCGCGACGGCTCGGATGCGGTGTCGGACTGGCCGCTGCTCAACGCGCTGCTGAACACCGCGGGCGGCGCGACCTGGGTCAGCCTGCACCACGGCGGCGGCGTCGGCATGGGCTTCTCGCAGCATTCGGGCGTGGTGATCGTGTGCGACGGCACCGATGCCGCGGCCAGGCGCATCGAGCGCGTGCTGTGGAACGACCCGGCGACCGGCGTGATGCGCCATGCTGACGCGGGCTATGAGATTGCCATCGAATGCGCGCACGAGAAGGGCCTGAACCTGCCGATGGTGAAGGGCGCATGA
- a CDS encoding CDP-6-deoxy-delta-3,4-glucoseen reductase, with amino-acid sequence MAYQVTVMPSGHKFEVAADETILGAALRHSIGLPYGCKNGACGSCKGRVLEGTIVQGDHAPAALTAQEKTEGRALFCCANAASDVTIECREVHGAGDIPIKKVPCRVTAIERLADDVIAIKLQLPATERMQYLAGQYVEFLLRDGKRRSYSIATPPHEDGPIELHIRHMPGGAFTDYVFGAKEGQPVMKERDILRFEGPLGSFFLREESEAPIILLASGTGFAPIKAIVEHAAYTGIERPMTLYWGGRRPKDLYMHALCEQWARELPNFQYVPVVSDALPDDNWQGRTGFVHQAVIADHPDLSGHEVYACGAPVMINAARGDFTRQCNLHEDAFFADSFTSEADMHPAGSAPAA; translated from the coding sequence ATGGCTTATCAAGTAACCGTCATGCCCAGCGGCCACAAGTTTGAAGTGGCCGCGGACGAAACCATCCTCGGCGCAGCCCTGCGCCACAGCATCGGACTGCCCTACGGCTGCAAGAACGGCGCCTGCGGCTCATGCAAGGGCCGCGTGCTCGAAGGCACCATCGTGCAGGGCGACCACGCCCCGGCGGCACTGACCGCGCAGGAGAAGACCGAGGGCCGCGCCCTGTTCTGCTGCGCCAACGCCGCCTCGGACGTCACCATCGAGTGCCGCGAAGTCCACGGCGCGGGCGACATCCCGATCAAGAAGGTGCCGTGCCGCGTGACCGCGATCGAGCGCTTGGCCGACGACGTGATCGCCATCAAGCTGCAGCTGCCGGCGACCGAGCGCATGCAGTACCTGGCCGGCCAGTACGTGGAATTCCTGCTGCGCGACGGCAAGCGCCGCAGCTATTCGATCGCCACGCCGCCGCATGAAGACGGCCCGATCGAGCTGCATATCCGCCATATGCCGGGCGGCGCCTTCACCGACTACGTGTTCGGCGCTAAGGAAGGCCAGCCGGTCATGAAGGAGCGCGACATCCTGCGCTTCGAGGGCCCGCTGGGCAGCTTCTTCCTGCGCGAGGAATCCGAGGCCCCGATCATCCTGCTGGCTTCCGGCACCGGCTTCGCGCCGATCAAGGCCATCGTCGAGCACGCTGCCTACACCGGCATCGAGCGCCCGATGACCCTGTACTGGGGCGGCCGCCGGCCCAAGGACCTGTACATGCACGCGCTGTGCGAGCAGTGGGCGCGCGAGCTGCCCAACTTCCAGTACGTGCCGGTGGTCTCCGACGCGCTGCCTGACGACAACTGGCAAGGCCGCACCGGCTTTGTCCACCAGGCCGTGATCGCCGACCATCCCGACCTGTCGGGCCACGAGGTCTATGCCTGCGGCGCCCCGGTGATGATCAATGCCGCGCGCGGCGACTTCACCCGCCAGTGCAACCTGCACGAGGACGCGTTCTTCGCCGACTCGTTCACTTCCGAGGCCGACATGCACCCGGCCGGCTCGGCCCCGGCGGCCTGA